One genomic region from Bacteroidota bacterium encodes:
- the porV gene encoding type IX secretion system outer membrane channel protein PorV has translation MGKQKIFFTLSLATLGASFTNTHAQITTNQLTGGVNTITTAVPFLLISPDSRGGGMADIGAASSPDANSIHWNASKLAFSEKKFGLGMSYTPWLRNLVPDINLAYLSGYYKVKEDQAIGASLRYFSLGDITFTDVVGNTIGQFKPNEFAFDVAYARRFSPNWSGGMAMRYIYSNLTGGINVQGSATKAGKSVAADVNAYYTNSDIKVGGKKSTVAAGLNISNIGAKISYTTKTDRDFIPINMRLGGRLTINLDDYNSFSVLADLNKLLVPTPPVYDVDSAGQIINNPDGSAKILKGEDPNRGIAEGIFGSFNDAPGGFKEEMKEVNYSIGLEYWYDNQFAVRAGYFNEDETKGNRKYFTFGLGVKYNVFGLDFAYLVPTKQRNNPLSNTLRFTLLFDFDAFKGEKEEAPAE, from the coding sequence ATGGGAAAGCAAAAAATATTTTTCACGCTAAGTTTAGCAACTTTAGGTGCATCTTTTACTAACACACATGCTCAAATAACCACCAATCAACTTACAGGTGGTGTAAATACTATAACTACAGCTGTTCCATTTTTACTTATCTCTCCCGATTCAAGAGGTGGTGGGATGGCGGATATTGGCGCGGCATCTAGTCCGGACGCAAACAGTATTCATTGGAACGCATCTAAATTGGCTTTTTCGGAAAAGAAATTTGGTTTGGGAATGTCTTACACTCCTTGGCTCAGAAACTTAGTACCGGATATTAACTTAGCCTATTTATCAGGTTATTATAAAGTAAAAGAAGACCAAGCTATTGGAGCATCGTTACGTTATTTTTCGCTTGGAGATATTACATTTACCGATGTAGTAGGAAATACCATTGGGCAATTCAAACCAAATGAATTTGCATTTGACGTAGCATACGCAAGAAGATTTAGCCCCAATTGGTCGGGAGGTATGGCCATGCGCTATATCTACTCTAACTTAACAGGAGGGATAAACGTTCAAGGGTCTGCAACAAAAGCAGGAAAATCGGTAGCGGCAGATGTAAACGCATATTATACCAACAGCGACATTAAAGTTGGAGGTAAAAAAAGTACAGTAGCTGCAGGCTTAAACATTTCAAACATAGGAGCAAAAATATCTTATACTACAAAAACAGACAGAGATTTTATTCCAATCAATATGCGCTTGGGAGGTAGATTGACTATCAACTTAGACGATTACAACTCATTTTCTGTTTTGGCCGACTTGAATAAATTATTAGTTCCCACTCCACCCGTTTATGACGTTGATAGCGCAGGACAAATAATTAACAATCCAGATGGTTCAGCAAAAATTTTGAAAGGAGAAGATCCAAACAGAGGTATTGCAGAAGGCATATTTGGCTCGTTTAACGATGCACCGGGCGGATTTAAAGAAGAGATGAAAGAAGTGAACTATTCTATCGGTTTAGAATATTGGTACGATAATCAATTTGCCGTTAGAGCAGGTTATTTTAACGAAGACGAAACCAAAGGAAATAGAAAATACTTTACGTTTGGATTAGGAGTTAAGTACAACGTATTCGGACTTGATTTTGCGTATTTAGTTCCTACTAAACAACGTAACAATCCACTATCAAACACGCTTCGCTTTACATTGCTGTTTGATTTTGATGCTTTTAAAGGCGAGAAAGAAGAAGCTCCTGCAGAATAA